One Candidatus Devosia phytovorans genomic window carries:
- a CDS encoding YafY family protein: MDKTERLFAVMDALRRHRRPVTAAALAQEQGVSVRTLYRDVQTLIGLGAPIDGEAGVGYMLKPGFFLPPLMFTPEELEALVLGARWVGAQPDDGLGLAAKNALAKIATASPEDLRDKINDTGLWPVAVWRQEKQPMPILGDVRQAMRTEKAISIAYEDESGNPSERVIWPVQLAYYDGKQVIAAWCCLRTAFRNFRTDRIVSLAITEERYGKRRAVLEREWRESWQHDPHWRTAPRS, translated from the coding sequence ATGGACAAGACCGAGCGTCTGTTTGCCGTCATGGATGCCCTGCGCCGCCATCGCCGGCCGGTCACCGCCGCGGCGCTTGCCCAAGAGCAGGGCGTTTCCGTGCGCACGCTCTACCGCGACGTGCAGACGCTCATCGGGCTTGGCGCGCCGATCGATGGCGAAGCGGGGGTCGGCTATATGCTGAAACCCGGATTCTTCCTGCCACCGCTGATGTTCACGCCCGAGGAACTGGAGGCGCTGGTGCTGGGCGCGCGCTGGGTGGGGGCGCAGCCTGATGATGGCCTGGGTCTGGCCGCAAAAAATGCCCTGGCCAAGATTGCCACGGCCTCGCCGGAAGATTTGCGCGACAAGATCAATGACACCGGGCTGTGGCCGGTCGCCGTGTGGCGGCAGGAAAAGCAGCCCATGCCGATCCTGGGCGATGTGCGCCAGGCCATGCGGACGGAAAAGGCAATTTCCATCGCCTATGAGGACGAAAGCGGCAATCCGAGCGAGCGGGTGATCTGGCCGGTGCAGTTGGCCTATTACGACGGCAAGCAGGTGATCGCTGCCTGGTGCTGCCTCAGGACCGCTTTCCGCAATTTCCGCACGGACCGGATCGTGTCGCTGGCGATCACGGAAGAGCGCTATGGCAAGCGCCGCGCCGTGCTCGAACGGGAATGGCGCGAGAGCTGGCAACACGACCCACATTGGCGCACTGCGCCGCGGAGCTGA
- a CDS encoding DUF1294 domain-containing protein has product MRKSGELVQWNNQGGYGFVRDEAGRDYYVHISTIADGGRPKIGDILSFEIGKGRKGKPAAQAVTITETAPPPQQTLRDAPPAHISRFRLGLRTAAATLMTLLILWAIGMERAPVWIGLLYAAMGAGSALLYRFDKLYALTGRYRVSENNLHLVDLCFGIIGGLAAQEVYRHKTVKPGFVAGTWAIALVHTLGLAALAFGLLEGVLPTPL; this is encoded by the coding sequence ATGCGCAAATCAGGCGAACTGGTCCAGTGGAACAATCAGGGGGGATATGGCTTCGTCCGCGACGAGGCCGGACGTGACTATTATGTCCATATCTCCACCATTGCTGACGGTGGCCGCCCCAAGATCGGCGATATCCTCTCCTTCGAAATCGGCAAGGGCCGCAAGGGCAAGCCGGCTGCCCAGGCGGTGACCATCACCGAGACCGCCCCGCCCCCGCAGCAGACGCTACGCGATGCTCCGCCCGCCCATATCTCCCGCTTCCGCCTCGGCCTGCGCACCGCTGCCGCCACGTTGATGACACTGCTCATACTCTGGGCTATCGGCATGGAACGCGCGCCCGTCTGGATCGGCCTGCTCTATGCCGCCATGGGCGCCGGGTCGGCCCTGCTCTATCGCTTCGACAAGCTCTATGCGCTGACAGGCAGATATCGCGTCAGCGAGAATAATCTCCACCTCGTCGATCTCTGCTTTGGCATTATCGGTGGCTTGGCGGCGCAGGAAGTCTATCGCCACAAGACGGTCAAGCCCGGCTTCGTCGCCGGCACCTGGGCCATTGCTTTGGTGCACACGCTGGGTCTGGCGGCCCTCGCCTTCGGCCTGCTGGAGGGGGTGTTGCCCACACCGCTCTGA
- a CDS encoding NUDIX hydrolase has translation MQQQHRISSGALVLRDDKILLVRHFRAGHHDFWIAPGGGVDGDEELARAAERETFEEAGINVIATRLAYIDEGWSDKLRILKFWFLADYMSGEVNVGANPASNESIVEAGWFPLDALPEGHIFPEPLRTRFTRDLAAGFPGAVKLPLRKLLF, from the coding sequence ATGCAGCAACAACACCGGATTTCCAGCGGCGCGCTGGTCCTGCGCGACGACAAGATCCTGCTCGTGCGCCATTTTCGCGCGGGCCATCATGACTTCTGGATTGCGCCGGGTGGTGGTGTGGATGGCGACGAGGAACTGGCCCGCGCCGCCGAGCGAGAGACATTCGAGGAGGCCGGCATCAATGTCATTGCCACCCGCCTCGCCTATATCGACGAAGGCTGGAGCGACAAGCTGCGCATCCTCAAATTCTGGTTCCTGGCCGACTATATGTCCGGCGAGGTCAATGTGGGCGCGAACCCGGCCAGCAATGAATCCATCGTCGAGGCGGGCTGGTTCCCGCTCGATGCCCTGCCCGAAGGCCACATTTTTCCTGAGCCGCTGCGCACGCGATTCACGCGTGATCTTGCCGCTGGCTTTCCGGGCGCGGTGAAGCTGCCGCTGCGCAAGCTGCTGTTCTGA
- a CDS encoding recombinase family protein yields the protein MFVRAYLRASTKEQNASRARADLEAFAAERGLTIAATYLENESGASLQRPELFRLLADSRPGDVLLVEQVDRLSRLNAADWERLRAEIRQRQVKVVALDLPTSWQLAVAHGDDFTARMADAINGMLLDMLAAIARKDYEDRRRRQAQGIEKAKSSGAYAGRPEDIKRNTAILSMLRSGQSWNTIIQATGCSRSTLSRLAKRLGEGASAA from the coding sequence ATGTTTGTCCGCGCGTACCTCAGAGCATCCACTAAAGAGCAGAACGCAAGCCGCGCCCGTGCCGACCTTGAAGCCTTCGCTGCTGAGCGGGGCCTTACGATTGCGGCCACCTATCTGGAGAACGAGAGCGGGGCATCGCTGCAGCGCCCAGAGCTGTTCCGGCTGCTGGCTGACAGCCGCCCAGGGGACGTACTGCTTGTGGAGCAGGTGGACCGCTTGAGCCGCCTCAATGCTGCCGACTGGGAACGTCTCCGGGCCGAGATCAGGCAGCGGCAGGTGAAGGTGGTGGCGCTCGATCTTCCGACCTCTTGGCAGCTTGCTGTGGCCCATGGAGATGACTTCACCGCCCGTATGGCTGATGCCATCAACGGCATGCTGCTGGACATGTTGGCTGCTATCGCCCGTAAAGACTATGAGGACCGCCGCAGGAGGCAGGCTCAGGGCATTGAGAAGGCCAAGTCTAGCGGTGCCTATGCGGGGCGTCCCGAGGACATCAAGCGCAACACTGCCATACTCTCCATGCTTCGCTCAGGGCAGAGCTGGAACACCATCATCCAGGCCACCGGCTGCTCTCGGTCGACGCTCTCTAGGCTAGCTAAGAGACTTGGCGAGGGGGCTTCTGCTGCCTAG
- a CDS encoding ribonuclease HI, with protein sequence MQTQPRHRRLGVIIQLKEGSEVLRQRPLAGQGQVMISKNNEMELTAVVKGLEKLVESLPVSIISDSRYVIDSATSLDRWKAAGWRNSSGEVKNLQLWQQFDQLSQGRELELVWQRGHVGHDLNEMANTLASNAALGMYLAGEKAIRKKHPTWFK encoded by the coding sequence ATGCAAACGCAACCCCGGCACAGGCGGCTGGGAGTGATTATCCAGCTGAAAGAAGGCTCCGAAGTTCTGAGGCAGCGACCGCTGGCAGGGCAGGGACAAGTCATGATCAGCAAGAACAACGAGATGGAGCTGACGGCTGTGGTGAAGGGGCTTGAGAAGCTGGTGGAATCCCTGCCGGTGAGCATCATCTCAGATAGCCGCTACGTGATCGACTCCGCCACTTCACTCGATAGGTGGAAGGCAGCTGGTTGGCGCAATTCCTCAGGCGAGGTGAAGAACCTGCAGCTCTGGCAGCAGTTCGACCAACTCAGTCAGGGCAGAGAGTTGGAGCTGGTCTGGCAGCGCGGCCACGTTGGTCATGACCTAAACGAAATGGCGAACACGCTGGCCAGCAACGCCGCCTTGGGCATGTACCTCGCCGGAGAAAAGGCCATCAGAAAGAAGCACCCAACATGGTTCAAATGA
- a CDS encoding recombinase family protein, giving the protein MSQPKAYSYLRFSTPEQSRGDSSRRQIDAADAYALRHGLELDVSLRFEDRGVSGFTGANVRQGALGQFLRAVDDGLVEAGSFLLVENLDRMSRASPWDAMPIFQQIINAGVTIVTLQDGRVWSRAEMQDNPFRIFESLMVMIRANEESATKSRRLGQAWQEKRRQAEQASTPMTSVAPAWLELDRQQGRYAVLEDRAEIVRRIFTMTLDGAGQHQIADTLNREAVPTFGRAKFWHRSYVKKILENPAVIGTFTPHLLDRSGAAKRRIPQAPIHGYFPAVVQEGVFQDVQAQRLGGQHLARQGGKHPIASIFAGLAECPLCGGTMTRVWKGRKGGKARLVCSRAKTGAGCEYHGVHVEQAEQALVENASWLVAHAPGGNDDLDDDVQRHRASLEALEDHIANVLRAIAGGASGPAINAQLQELENAKEDLVSRLSDLEAQQSAETGRLVQRRLSDLYDALTLRPFPEWEPEDRRLANACMRQVLKSVVVEYRTGFLELQWKHGGSSSVLFAFPKDNTTSA; this is encoded by the coding sequence GTGTCTCAGCCTAAAGCCTACAGCTACCTTCGTTTCTCCACGCCCGAACAGAGCCGGGGCGACAGTTCACGCCGTCAGATTGACGCTGCGGACGCCTATGCCTTGCGCCATGGCCTGGAGCTAGATGTCAGTCTGCGGTTTGAGGACCGGGGCGTCTCCGGGTTCACCGGAGCCAACGTGCGGCAGGGGGCACTGGGTCAGTTCTTGCGAGCCGTGGATGATGGACTGGTTGAGGCCGGTTCTTTTTTGCTCGTAGAAAACCTGGACCGGATGAGTAGGGCCAGCCCGTGGGATGCTATGCCCATCTTCCAGCAGATCATCAATGCGGGTGTCACCATCGTAACCCTCCAAGATGGTCGCGTGTGGTCACGGGCGGAGATGCAGGACAACCCATTCCGCATCTTTGAGAGCCTGATGGTAATGATCAGAGCCAACGAAGAGAGCGCCACCAAGTCCCGCCGTCTAGGGCAGGCTTGGCAGGAGAAGAGGCGGCAGGCCGAACAGGCATCTACCCCCATGACTTCGGTGGCACCGGCATGGCTTGAGCTGGACCGTCAGCAGGGACGCTACGCGGTACTGGAGGACCGTGCAGAGATCGTTCGTCGCATTTTCACGATGACCTTAGACGGAGCTGGGCAGCACCAGATTGCCGACACCCTCAACCGGGAGGCAGTGCCCACCTTCGGACGGGCCAAGTTCTGGCATCGGTCCTACGTCAAAAAGATACTGGAGAACCCGGCTGTCATCGGCACCTTCACTCCCCACCTGCTGGACCGCTCTGGTGCAGCCAAGCGGCGCATCCCTCAGGCTCCCATTCATGGCTACTTCCCAGCCGTAGTGCAGGAAGGCGTTTTCCAAGACGTACAGGCGCAGCGGCTTGGTGGGCAGCACCTGGCGCGACAGGGTGGCAAGCATCCCATCGCCAGCATATTTGCGGGACTGGCTGAGTGCCCGCTCTGCGGTGGGACGATGACGCGCGTCTGGAAGGGCCGCAAGGGAGGCAAGGCACGGCTGGTCTGTTCTAGGGCAAAGACTGGCGCGGGCTGCGAATACCATGGCGTCCATGTTGAGCAGGCTGAGCAGGCACTGGTTGAGAATGCAAGCTGGCTTGTGGCACACGCGCCCGGTGGCAACGACGACCTTGACGATGACGTGCAGCGCCACCGCGCCAGCCTGGAGGCCCTGGAGGACCACATTGCGAATGTGCTGAGGGCTATCGCTGGAGGGGCGTCCGGCCCCGCTATCAATGCTCAGTTGCAGGAGCTGGAGAACGCCAAAGAAGACTTAGTGAGCCGCTTGTCTGACCTAGAGGCCCAGCAGTCGGCGGAGACCGGCAGGCTGGTGCAGCGCCGCTTGTCCGACCTTTACGATGCCCTGACCCTCCGCCCCTTTCCCGAATGGGAGCCCGAAGACCGGAGGTTGGCGAATGCCTGCATGAGGCAGGTGTTGAAGTCTGTGGTGGTGGAGTACCGCACCGGTTTCCTTGAGCTGCAATGGAAGCATGGCGGCAGCTCCAGCGTGTTGTTCGCCTTCCCGAAGGACAACACCACCAGCGCCTGA
- a CDS encoding GH25 family lysozyme, protein MTALLAAVLVACSSGGGLYGPIQGDNRPHSGVDRARGMPIQGIDVARYQENVDFRQAFQAGIHFVFMKATEGKDYIDPNFRTNWVRAREAGMPRGAYHFMTWCSTAAEQAAWFISQVPNDPDALPPVLDLEWNNHSSCKVKPSRADALEKIRVMLDAMERHTGKLPIIYTDMNFHRDILEGEYLPNAFWLRSTAAEVHERYNNRTWTFWQWTQTGIVPGVRGEVDRNAFYGGQNEWIQFLLTGCDPRAIATLGPSGRCQSAK, encoded by the coding sequence ATGACGGCGTTGCTCGCCGCCGTGCTGGTGGCCTGTTCCTCGGGCGGCGGGCTTTATGGCCCGATCCAGGGCGACAATCGTCCGCATTCTGGCGTCGACCGGGCGCGCGGCATGCCGATCCAGGGGATCGATGTGGCGCGCTATCAGGAAAATGTCGATTTTCGTCAGGCCTTCCAGGCCGGCATCCACTTCGTCTTCATGAAGGCGACGGAGGGGAAGGATTATATCGACCCCAATTTCCGCACCAATTGGGTGCGGGCGCGCGAAGCCGGCATGCCGCGCGGCGCGTATCACTTCATGACCTGGTGCTCTACCGCAGCCGAGCAGGCGGCGTGGTTCATCAGCCAGGTACCGAACGATCCCGATGCGCTGCCGCCGGTGCTCGATCTCGAGTGGAACAATCACTCGAGCTGCAAGGTCAAGCCAAGCCGGGCCGATGCGCTGGAAAAGATCCGCGTCATGCTCGACGCCATGGAGCGTCATACCGGCAAGCTCCCGATCATCTATACCGACATGAATTTCCACCGCGACATCCTTGAGGGCGAGTATTTGCCCAATGCCTTCTGGCTGCGCTCGACCGCTGCCGAAGTGCATGAGCGCTACAATAACCGCACCTGGACATTCTGGCAGTGGACGCAGACGGGCATCGTGCCGGGCGTGCGCGGGGAGGTGGATCGCAATGCGTTTTACGGCGGGCAGAACGAATGGATCCAGTTCCTGCTTACCGGCTGCGACCCGCGCGCCATCGCCACACTGGGCCCAAGCGGCCGCTGCCAATCGGCCAAGTAA
- a CDS encoding MarC family protein, with product MPTTTFFVAFATLFATVGVADIAFIFAALTKHNTARQRFAFATRGVIIAGVILLLFGVLGNAILGVFGITIPALRTAGGLLLFLIAIDMVFARHSGGTGTTDEEEVEARQREDIAVFPLAMPLLAGPGAISAVILLTTGTTSTAEFWAVLAAIVVILFLAWLTLLVAIPIQRLLGVTGLAVVSRVVGILLAALAVQFVFDGVEASGLLGHAAG from the coding sequence ATGCCCACAACCACATTCTTCGTCGCCTTTGCGACGCTCTTTGCCACCGTGGGCGTGGCCGACATCGCCTTCATTTTCGCCGCTCTGACCAAGCATAATACCGCCAGGCAGCGCTTTGCCTTTGCTACGCGCGGCGTGATCATTGCCGGGGTGATCCTGCTGCTGTTCGGCGTGCTGGGCAATGCGATCCTCGGTGTCTTCGGCATCACCATTCCGGCTCTGCGCACCGCCGGCGGCCTGCTGCTGTTCCTCATTGCCATCGACATGGTCTTTGCCCGCCATTCGGGCGGCACAGGGACGACCGACGAGGAAGAAGTGGAAGCCCGCCAGCGCGAGGATATCGCCGTCTTTCCGCTGGCCATGCCGCTGCTCGCCGGGCCGGGTGCGATCAGTGCGGTGATCCTGCTCACCACCGGCACGACCAGCACTGCCGAATTTTGGGCGGTGCTTGCCGCCATCGTGGTGATCCTGTTTCTCGCCTGGCTGACTCTGCTCGTCGCCATTCCCATCCAGCGCCTGCTCGGCGTCACCGGCCTTGCCGTGGTGTCTCGCGTAGTGGGTATCCTGCTCGCGGCTCTGGCCGTGCAATTTGTCTTCGATGGCGTGGAAGCCAGCGGTCTCTTGGGGCACGCGGCTGGATAA
- a CDS encoding helix-turn-helix transcriptional regulator, whose translation MGIQTITTPAGEEMVIMSRAEYEALLAQRDEAFEDGMDVAAFDAAMADARPEDILPSDVTAAILGGKGRARAYREWRGLSLAELSHASGLGEVELAGIESEEILLSRDAAARIAEALDLPTGWLAI comes from the coding sequence ATGGGTATCCAGACCATCACCACACCAGCCGGAGAGGAAATGGTGATCATGTCGCGTGCCGAATATGAGGCCTTGCTCGCCCAGCGCGATGAGGCTTTTGAGGACGGCATGGATGTTGCAGCTTTCGACGCAGCTATGGCCGACGCGCGCCCTGAGGACATCCTGCCTTCCGACGTGACCGCCGCCATTTTGGGCGGAAAAGGCCGTGCGCGCGCCTACAGGGAATGGCGCGGCTTGAGCTTGGCAGAACTCAGTCATGCGAGTGGCTTGGGCGAAGTCGAACTGGCCGGCATCGAATCCGAAGAGATCCTTCTCTCCCGCGACGCTGCAGCAAGGATTGCCGAGGCTCTCGACCTGCCCACCGGTTGGCTGGCAATCTAG
- a CDS encoding plasmid stabilization protein, whose amino-acid sequence MKTIVMSPAATRMFDALPLAAQQQIEAGLDLYATTGIGDIKALQGRSGFRLRIGRYRVIFDEDRITILVIQLGKRDTTTYR is encoded by the coding sequence TTGAAGACCATCGTCATGTCACCGGCGGCGACGAGAATGTTCGACGCGCTGCCTCTTGCGGCTCAGCAGCAGATCGAGGCCGGCCTCGATCTTTACGCCACGACCGGCATTGGTGATATAAAGGCTTTGCAGGGGCGATCCGGCTTTCGACTTCGGATAGGCCGCTATCGCGTGATCTTTGACGAGGATCGGATAACGATCCTGGTGATCCAGCTCGGCAAGCGCGACACCACGACCTACCGATAG
- the gshB gene encoding glutathione synthase — protein sequence MKLKVAVQMDHVATINPLGDSTFAMMLEAQARGHELLHYTPDTLALRGQTVSALAQPITVADKPRGEHFILGEARRVDLSTQDVVLMRQDPPFDMNYITITHLLEKLEPKVLVVNPSATVRNAPEKILVTDFPELMPPTLVTRDRQMIHDFRKEHGNIIVKPLYGNGGAGVFFIQEGDHNLASLLELFEANYREPFMIQKYLPDVRKGDKRIIIIDGEPVAGLNRIPAEGEARSNMHVGGRPELSPLTEREKEICATIAPALKERGMIFVGIDVIGDYLTEINVTSPTGIREIKRFGGPDIAVMIWDAIEKRRA from the coding sequence ATGAAGCTCAAAGTCGCGGTCCAGATGGACCATGTCGCCACCATCAATCCCTTGGGCGATTCCACTTTCGCCATGATGCTGGAGGCGCAGGCCCGCGGTCACGAGCTGCTGCACTATACGCCCGACACCCTTGCCCTGCGCGGCCAGACGGTTTCGGCACTGGCTCAGCCGATCACCGTTGCGGACAAGCCCAGGGGCGAGCACTTCATCCTCGGCGAGGCCAGGCGTGTCGACCTCTCGACCCAGGATGTGGTGCTGATGCGCCAGGATCCGCCCTTCGACATGAACTACATCACCATCACCCATCTGCTCGAAAAGCTCGAGCCCAAGGTGCTGGTGGTCAATCCTTCCGCGACCGTGCGCAACGCGCCCGAAAAGATCCTCGTCACCGATTTCCCCGAGCTGATGCCGCCGACGCTGGTGACCCGCGATCGCCAGATGATCCATGACTTCCGCAAGGAGCACGGCAATATCATCGTCAAGCCACTCTACGGCAATGGCGGCGCCGGCGTCTTCTTCATCCAGGAAGGCGACCATAATCTCGCGAGCCTGCTCGAGCTTTTCGAGGCCAACTACCGCGAACCCTTCATGATCCAGAAATACCTGCCGGATGTGCGCAAGGGCGACAAGCGGATCATCATCATCGACGGCGAACCCGTCGCCGGCCTCAACCGCATCCCCGCCGAAGGAGAAGCGCGTTCCAACATGCATGTCGGCGGCCGCCCCGAACTCTCTCCGCTCACCGAGCGCGAAAAGGAAATCTGCGCCACCATCGCGCCGGCACTGAAAGAGCGTGGCATGATTTTCGTCGGCATCGACGTCATCGGCGACTACCTCACCGAGATCAACGTCACCTCCCCCACCGGCATCCGCGAGATCAAGCGCTTCGGCGGGCCCGATATTGCCGTCATGATCTGGGATGCCATCGAAAAGCGTCGCGCCTGA
- a CDS encoding YraN family protein codes for MPPSPSKSKNKARVRAYFGGHRGEALAAWYLRCKFYRILARRFKTPLGEIDLVVERFGTIVFVEVKARTSTASELQTLESINDRRIMAAADYWLAKHPRHAQTDLRFDIIFLARGRWPRHIVNAFQAR; via the coding sequence ATGCCGCCCTCGCCCTCAAAGAGCAAAAATAAGGCGCGGGTCAGAGCCTACTTCGGTGGCCACCGCGGCGAAGCGCTGGCCGCCTGGTATCTGCGCTGCAAATTCTATCGCATCCTCGCCCGCCGCTTCAAAACGCCGCTCGGCGAAATTGACCTCGTGGTGGAGCGTTTCGGCACGATTGTCTTCGTCGAGGTCAAGGCGCGCACCAGCACCGCCAGCGAATTGCAAACGCTCGAATCCATCAATGATCGCCGCATCATGGCTGCAGCGGACTATTGGCTGGCCAAGCACCCGCGGCATGCGCAGACCGATCTGCGCTTCGACATCATATTCCTTGCGCGCGGTCGCTGGCCGCGCCACATAGTCAACGCCTTTCAAGCCCGCTGA
- the rsmI gene encoding 16S rRNA (cytidine(1402)-2'-O)-methyltransferase yields MTETTPGYFIAGSAFVAPPLAPGLYVVATPIGNLRDITIRALETLAAASTVLCEDTRMSARLLDHYGIKTRRMALHEHNERAKAEEIVRRIAGGEAIALISDAGTPLLSDPGFPLIRAMAEAGQPVFPIPGASALLSALVVAGLPTDAFAFHGFLPNKAGARANAIRTLSDSRETLVFYESPRRLDDTLAAMAEIWGTRQAAVALELTKRFERVFRGTLADLAAQFAEDATRGEAVIVVAGAAEAAAPDEADWKADLLAAMADQPLRVAVDAVTQKYGLKRKDVYDAALALKEQK; encoded by the coding sequence ATGACTGAAACCACTCCCGGCTATTTCATCGCCGGCTCGGCCTTCGTGGCGCCGCCTCTGGCGCCGGGCCTTTATGTCGTGGCGACCCCGATCGGCAATCTGCGCGACATCACCATCCGCGCGCTGGAAACCCTGGCCGCTGCCTCGACCGTGCTTTGCGAAGACACCCGCATGTCGGCCCGCCTGCTCGATCACTATGGCATCAAGACCCGCCGCATGGCGTTGCATGAGCACAATGAGCGCGCCAAAGCCGAGGAGATCGTTCGCCGCATTGCCGGTGGCGAAGCCATTGCGTTGATTTCCGACGCTGGCACGCCCCTGCTTTCCGACCCGGGCTTTCCGCTGATCCGCGCCATGGCTGAAGCGGGCCAGCCGGTCTTTCCCATTCCGGGCGCCTCGGCTCTACTTTCGGCCCTGGTCGTCGCTGGCCTGCCCACTGATGCCTTTGCCTTCCATGGCTTCCTGCCCAACAAGGCCGGCGCCCGCGCCAATGCAATAAGAACGCTGAGCGATTCACGTGAAACGCTCGTCTTCTATGAAAGCCCGCGTCGGCTCGATGATACCCTGGCGGCCATGGCCGAGATCTGGGGCACCCGCCAGGCAGCGGTGGCGCTGGAACTGACCAAGCGCTTCGAACGCGTGTTTCGCGGAACCCTTGCCGACCTAGCGGCGCAATTTGCCGAGGACGCAACTAGAGGCGAGGCGGTGATCGTCGTGGCTGGTGCTGCCGAAGCCGCCGCACCTGACGAAGCTGATTGGAAAGCTGACCTGCTCGCAGCCATGGCCGACCAGCCCCTGCGGGTTGCCGTCGACGCGGTGACCCAGAAATATGGCCTCAAGCGCAAGGATGTCTATGATGCCGCCCTCGCCCTCAAAGAGCAAAAATAA
- a CDS encoding penicillin-binding protein activator, whose amino-acid sequence MPSHRIFKALSAMALLGLAACSPLQLGSRTLDFSNFGGNRFDNGPTNSGGMTAPTMPTSADQRFGRGPVQVALLLPLSGDQATASVGQSLANASRLAIQFVEANPNIAENITITLRDTGTSVQGATAAASSAVSEGAKLILGPLRADQVTAAGSVARSAGVPLVGFSNNPVAAGPGVYLLSVLPEMEMKRSFGWLKAQGRRGIAGIFPATEFGQAQETAFRQQAIAAGFSPNAVYTFSAPNEAQQIITQAMPQIQRGMIDTLFLPDRATAPGFGAVLTQAGVTNEMVQVMGSADWEGDPAIANAPGLAGAVYPAVDPAGMMAISADYQRQFGGQPHALATIAYTATILANVNTLSMANPPYNPMLMTSTQGFNGRDGAFRFQGNGKADYALVLKKIAPGGSQMIEGAKL is encoded by the coding sequence ATGCCAAGTCATCGCATATTCAAGGCCCTGAGCGCCATGGCGCTGCTTGGGCTTGCCGCCTGTTCGCCACTGCAACTCGGCTCGCGCACGCTCGACTTTTCCAATTTCGGCGGCAATCGCTTCGACAATGGCCCGACCAATTCCGGCGGCATGACTGCTCCGACGATGCCGACCAGCGCCGACCAGCGCTTCGGTCGCGGACCGGTACAGGTGGCGCTGCTCTTGCCGTTGTCAGGTGACCAGGCTACGGCCAGCGTTGGACAATCCCTCGCCAACGCCAGTCGCCTGGCCATCCAGTTCGTCGAGGCCAATCCCAATATCGCCGAGAATATCACCATCACCCTGCGGGACACCGGCACCAGCGTGCAGGGCGCGACGGCGGCGGCTAGCTCGGCAGTGAGCGAAGGCGCCAAGTTGATTCTTGGTCCGCTGCGGGCCGATCAGGTGACGGCGGCCGGTTCGGTCGCACGCAGCGCTGGCGTGCCGCTGGTCGGCTTTTCCAACAATCCGGTGGCGGCGGGGCCGGGGGTTTACCTGTTGAGCGTGTTGCCGGAAATGGAGATGAAGCGCAGCTTCGGCTGGCTCAAGGCACAGGGTCGGCGCGGTATTGCCGGGATTTTCCCGGCGACGGAATTCGGCCAAGCGCAGGAAACTGCCTTTCGCCAGCAGGCCATCGCTGCGGGCTTTTCGCCCAATGCGGTCTATACTTTCTCTGCACCCAACGAGGCGCAGCAGATCATTACCCAGGCCATGCCGCAGATCCAGCGCGGCATGATCGATACGCTCTTCCTGCCCGATCGCGCCACCGCACCGGGTTTTGGCGCCGTGCTGACGCAGGCCGGGGTGACCAATGAAATGGTGCAGGTGATGGGTTCGGCCGACTGGGAGGGCGATCCCGCCATTGCCAATGCACCGGGCCTTGCCGGAGCGGTCTATCCCGCGGTCGACCCGGCCGGCATGATGGCGATCAGTGCCGACTATCAACGCCAGTTCGGCGGCCAGCCGCATGCCCTGGCGACCATTGCCTATACGGCGACAATCCTCGCCAATGTGAACACGCTGTCGATGGCAAACCCGCCCTATAATCCCATGCTGATGACATCGACCCAGGGCTTTAACGGCCGCGATGGCGCCTTCCGCTTCCAGGGCAATGGCAAGGCCGACTATGCGCTGGTGCTCAAGAAGATAGCGCCGGGCGGCAGCCAGATG